A single region of the Anaerostipes rhamnosivorans genome encodes:
- the tsf gene encoding translation elongation factor Ts, whose translation MAITAGMVKELREMTGAGMMDCKKALNATDGNMEAAVEHLREQGLAKAEKKAGRVAAEGLVATKLSDDGKKAAIVEVNSETDFVAKNEQFQAYVAEVAEQALTTDAADIDAFLAEESKAEAGKTVKEVLDGKIAIIGENLNIRRFAQMDAAEGFVASYIHAGGKIGVLVEVETDVINDEIKEMGKNVAMQVAAIMPKYTSRDEVSKDYIDHETEILKAQAKNENPDKPDNIIEKMIIGRLNKELKEVCLLDQAYVKAEDGKQSVGKYVEEVAKANSAKITVKGFIRFETGEGIEKKEENFAEEVAKQMGN comes from the coding sequence ATGGCTATTACAGCAGGAATGGTAAAAGAATTAAGAGAAATGACCGGAGCGGGAATGATGGACTGTAAAAAGGCATTAAACGCTACCGACGGAAATATGGAAGCAGCTGTTGAGCACTTAAGAGAACAGGGACTTGCAAAGGCTGAAAAGAAAGCAGGACGTGTTGCGGCTGAGGGATTGGTTGCCACAAAACTTTCCGATGACGGAAAGAAAGCTGCCATCGTGGAAGTAAACTCTGAGACAGACTTCGTAGCTAAGAACGAGCAGTTCCAGGCTTATGTTGCAGAAGTGGCAGAGCAGGCACTCACAACAGATGCAGCAGATATCGACGCTTTTCTTGCAGAGGAATCCAAAGCAGAAGCAGGAAAAACTGTGAAAGAAGTATTAGACGGCAAGATCGCCATCATCGGTGAGAACTTAAACATCCGTAGATTTGCACAGATGGACGCAGCAGAAGGTTTTGTTGCCTCTTACATCCATGCAGGCGGAAAGATCGGTGTATTGGTTGAAGTTGAGACAGATGTTATCAACGACGAGATCAAAGAAATGGGTAAAAATGTAGCTATGCAGGTAGCTGCTATCATGCCGAAATATACAAGCAGAGATGAAGTTTCTAAAGATTATATCGATCATGAGACTGAAATCTTAAAAGCTCAGGCAAAGAATGAAAATCCGGACAAGCCGGACAACATCATCGAAAAGATGATCATCGGTCGTCTGAACAAAGAATTAAAAGAAGTTTGTCTGTTAGACCAGGCTTATGTAAAAGCTGAAGACGGAAAACAGTCCGTAGGCAAATATGTAGAAGAAGTAGCAAAAGCGAATTCTGCAAAGATTACGGTCAAAGGATTCATCCGTTTCGAAACAGGCGAAGGAATCGAAAAGAAAGAAGAAAACTTTGCTGAAGAAGTGGCAAAGCAGATGGGAAACTAA